A genome region from Deinococcus sp. KNUC1210 includes the following:
- a CDS encoding NUDIX domain-containing protein: protein MSTLILPPQATPAGLAVDVVAFAMHAGELQVLLVERGSLPHARTWALPGGFVHLNEELHEAALRELRVKTSVELEPRLLEQFYTFGAVQRDPRGRVVSVAHMAVLPHGTVKVSGGGTALGADWFAAHSPPPLAFDHHQILSSALERLQVRLEYALLALEFLPETFTLPELQGVYEAVLNKRLDKRNFRKRLLSQGILTTSGERRSGVGRPAQLYRKASRVRMPGSL, encoded by the coding sequence ATGAGTACACTAATTCTGCCGCCCCAGGCTACTCCGGCGGGGCTGGCGGTGGACGTGGTGGCGTTTGCCATGCATGCCGGAGAATTGCAGGTGCTGCTGGTGGAGCGCGGCTCGCTGCCGCATGCCCGTACCTGGGCGCTGCCGGGCGGCTTCGTCCATCTGAATGAGGAACTGCACGAGGCGGCGCTGCGAGAACTGCGGGTGAAGACGAGCGTAGAGCTGGAACCCCGGCTGCTGGAGCAGTTCTATACCTTCGGCGCAGTGCAGCGCGATCCACGCGGGCGGGTGGTGAGCGTGGCGCACATGGCGGTGCTGCCCCACGGCACGGTCAAGGTCAGCGGGGGCGGCACCGCCCTGGGAGCCGACTGGTTCGCCGCGCACTCCCCGCCGCCACTGGCCTTCGACCACCACCAGATTCTCAGCTCGGCGCTCGAACGCCTTCAGGTGCGGCTGGAATATGCGCTGCTGGCGCTGGAATTCCTGCCGGAAACCTTCACGTTGCCCGAGCTTCAGGGCGTCTATGAAGCGGTGCTGAACAAGCGGCTGGACAAACGCAATTTCCGCAAACGGCTGCTGAGTCAGGGCATCCTGACCACCTCCGGTGAACGCCGCAGCGGGGTGGGCAGACCCGCGCAGCTCTACCGCAAGGCCAGCCGCGTCAGAATGCCCGGATCGCTGTGA
- a CDS encoding GNAT family N-acetyltransferase, whose protein sequence is MTTAPLEDWLRPVVLTGRFVRLEPLSRAHAADLFRHADAATTALLARGGPTEASVDGWADYIERLNAVPNRLNWAVVMLDSGAAAGRISFSSMQHADGWIEIGTMLTPPFWGTAANKEAKLLLLERAFEVLGAGRVHFKVDARNERSRAAMLRLGAVQEGILRSYQRRPDGTTRDSVMYSVLPQEWPAVKAGIQTRLERRPG, encoded by the coding sequence ATGACGACTGCTCCTCTCGAAGACTGGTTGCGCCCGGTGGTGCTGACGGGCCGCTTCGTGCGCCTGGAACCACTGAGCCGCGCACACGCCGCCGACCTGTTTCGCCACGCCGACGCTGCCACCACCGCCCTGCTGGCACGCGGCGGCCCCACCGAAGCGAGTGTGGACGGCTGGGCAGACTATATCGAGCGGTTGAATGCCGTGCCCAACCGGCTGAACTGGGCGGTGGTCATGCTGGACAGTGGCGCGGCTGCTGGACGGATTTCCTTCAGTAGCATGCAGCACGCCGACGGCTGGATCGAGATCGGTACCATGCTGACGCCGCCCTTCTGGGGCACGGCGGCCAACAAAGAAGCCAAACTGCTGCTGCTGGAGCGGGCGTTCGAGGTACTGGGTGCGGGCCGGGTCCACTTCAAGGTGGATGCCCGCAACGAGCGCAGCCGCGCCGCGATGCTGCGGCTGGGAGCCGTGCAGGAAGGCATTCTGCGAAGCTATCAGCGCCGCCCGGACGGTACGACCCGCGACAGCGTGATGTATTCGGTGCTGCCGCAGGAGTGGCCCGCCGTGAAAGCAGGCATCCAGACGCGGCTGGAGCGTCGGCCCGGCTGA
- a CDS encoding peptidylprolyl isomerase produces MRKFLLTLALGMGTLAVGGAALAQTTPAQPAPATPAAPATPAAPAADPSTPVATVGSETLTLGQFDEYFRQLVGRTVNAQGVPLTDDVLPSFNQYRPQILTQFARQQAVLQLARTAGFKPDQAQLDKDLAEAKSGFTDDAEFQDALKSSGFGSLDTFSASLSDGAVYSAYLDSLKGKFKFGDAVVASFYQSNKAAFTHAAQSCAKHILVPTQAEAQDIVKKLSSGAAFADLAKAQSKDPGSAAQGGDLGCLNAGETVAAFDKAAFTGPVTTPQIVQTEFGWHVLVVNSRTAAGMTPLTEVAPKIRDQLAGDAAQKYVNSQIAKIKIATMPEVVTVKADPASADPATPTPAAP; encoded by the coding sequence GTGAGAAAATTTCTCTTGACCCTGGCACTGGGTATGGGAACGCTGGCAGTCGGCGGCGCGGCCCTGGCCCAGACCACTCCCGCGCAGCCCGCCCCGGCGACTCCCGCCGCTCCTGCAACACCGGCTGCGCCCGCTGCCGATCCTTCCACTCCCGTCGCCACCGTCGGCAGCGAGACGCTGACACTCGGCCAGTTCGATGAGTATTTCCGTCAGCTCGTCGGACGCACCGTGAACGCCCAGGGCGTCCCGCTGACCGATGACGTGTTGCCCAGCTTCAACCAGTACCGCCCGCAGATTCTGACGCAGTTCGCCCGGCAGCAGGCGGTGCTTCAGCTCGCCCGGACGGCAGGCTTCAAGCCCGATCAGGCGCAGCTCGACAAGGATCTGGCCGAGGCCAAGTCGGGCTTTACCGACGACGCCGAGTTTCAGGACGCGCTGAAGTCCAGCGGCTTCGGCAGCCTGGACACCTTCAGCGCGTCGCTGTCCGACGGTGCCGTCTACAGCGCCTATCTCGACAGCCTCAAGGGGAAGTTCAAGTTCGGTGACGCGGTGGTCGCCAGCTTCTACCAGAGCAACAAGGCCGCCTTCACCCACGCGGCCCAGTCGTGCGCCAAGCATATCCTGGTGCCCACCCAGGCCGAGGCCCAGGACATCGTGAAGAAGCTGAGCAGTGGCGCGGCCTTCGCCGATCTGGCAAAAGCACAGTCCAAGGACCCCGGCAGCGCGGCTCAGGGCGGCGACCTGGGATGTCTGAACGCGGGCGAGACGGTGGCGGCCTTCGACAAGGCGGCCTTTACCGGCCCGGTGACCACGCCGCAGATCGTGCAGACCGAGTTCGGCTGGCATGTGCTGGTCGTGAACAGCCGCACGGCGGCCGGTATGACGCCACTCACCGAGGTCGCGCCCAAGATTCGTGACCAGCTGGCCGGAGACGCGGCGCAGAAGTATGTGAACTCGCAGATCGCCAAGATCAAGATCGCGACCATGCCCGAAGTGGTGACAGTCAAGGCCGATCCTGCTTCGGCGGATCCGGCGACGCCCACTCCGGCAGCGCCCTAA
- a CDS encoding TetR family transcriptional regulator C-terminal domain-containing protein produces the protein MARRVNPIQERQRRTALERAAYLAIFEQGYAGVTLERIAAHAGVSKGTLVYYFGTREGLLVAVMRRFVRTIAAATRRALRLATTPEARLVAYVENQFYAVDSTRRFSTVYLDFLAASTRDPALMAVQRAFVEERHRLDLELTLHLEHLPSADAQRRAWQLRALVDGLSVRFLSDPAPDLNDYRQLCLEGLRDLLDMREQEQP, from the coding sequence GTGGCCCGGCGTGTGAATCCCATTCAGGAACGGCAGCGGCGCACAGCTCTGGAGCGTGCCGCGTACCTCGCCATCTTCGAGCAGGGCTACGCGGGCGTGACGCTGGAACGCATCGCGGCCCATGCAGGCGTGAGCAAGGGCACGCTGGTGTATTACTTCGGCACCCGTGAGGGCCTGCTGGTGGCGGTCATGCGGCGCTTCGTGCGGACCATCGCGGCGGCGACCCGGCGAGCGCTGCGGCTGGCAACGACCCCGGAAGCGCGGCTGGTGGCCTACGTCGAAAATCAGTTCTATGCCGTTGACAGCACGCGGCGCTTCTCGACGGTCTATCTGGACTTCCTGGCCGCCAGCACCCGTGACCCGGCACTCATGGCCGTGCAGCGCGCCTTTGTCGAGGAGCGGCACCGCCTCGACCTGGAACTGACGCTGCATCTGGAACACCTGCCCAGTGCCGATGCCCAGCGGCGAGCGTGGCAGCTGCGGGCGCTGGTCGATGGCCTGAGCGTGCGCTTTCTGAGCGATCCGGCCCCCGACCTGAACGATTACCGCCAGCTGTGCCTGGAGGGGCTGCGCGACCTGCTCGACATGCGCGAACAGGAACAGCCCTAG
- a CDS encoding LysE family translocator yields the protein MLPLHALLLFALAALLLVLTPGPNMIYLLSRAVIQGRRAGLLSLLGVLLGFLVHMLAASLGLTALFLAIPYAYSAVKLAGAVYLLWLAWNAVRPGGASPFEARRLPHDPPARLLQMGFLTNLLNPKVAVFYMALLPQFLQPGHGSALAQSLLLGSVQIAVSASVNLLLVLFASRLAAFFATRPTWLKVQRSVMAMVLGGLALRIAVDRS from the coding sequence ATGTTGCCCCTTCACGCGCTGCTGCTGTTCGCGCTGGCTGCTCTGCTGCTGGTGCTGACCCCCGGGCCGAACATGATCTATCTGCTGTCGCGGGCCGTGATTCAGGGACGGCGAGCCGGGCTGCTGTCGCTGCTGGGCGTACTGCTGGGCTTTCTGGTGCATATGCTGGCGGCCAGTCTGGGCCTGACGGCGCTGTTTCTGGCGATTCCGTATGCGTACTCGGCGGTCAAACTGGCGGGCGCAGTGTACCTGCTGTGGCTGGCCTGGAATGCCGTGCGGCCCGGCGGCGCGTCGCCGTTCGAGGCACGCCGCCTGCCGCACGATCCGCCTGCCAGACTGCTGCAGATGGGCTTTCTGACCAATCTGCTCAATCCCAAGGTGGCGGTGTTCTATATGGCGCTGCTGCCGCAGTTTCTTCAGCCCGGACATGGAAGCGCCCTGGCCCAGAGCCTGCTGCTTGGAAGCGTCCAGATCGCCGTCAGTGCCAGCGTGAATCTGTTACTGGTGCTGTTTGCCAGCCGACTGGCAGCCTTCTTTGCCACCAGACCCACCTGGCTGAAGGTGCAGCGCTCTGTGATGGCGATGGTGCTGGGCGGCCTGGCCCTGCGAATCGCGGTGGACCGCAGCTGA
- a CDS encoding efflux RND transporter permease subunit, with protein MTRPNLSKSELPNASTVPPVQDEHPEPKINPAINFSVSRYVFSIGIFVAIVLLGLLSLPRLGVDLLPSFEVPVLAVSTGYSGASPDQVDLKVSRKIEDAVSTLSGVSDISSTSVSGQSAVIITYQNGTNIDSAANAVSQAVAGIRGTLPSDADAPVVQKFDPNAQPIITLALLGGAEKISTLSTYATDKLKPLLERVNGVADVTVSGGPSRQVQVLLDPQKLQSYNLTPARVISAIQGSALDLPAGNITQNGTQVGFSTRNTPTSTADVQNILVDSQSGVRVSDIGTVRDTAEDASAYARLNGQPAVLLSIRKASGTNSVSVVDNVRAAATKALLPGSYKLVAAKDDTQQTRSSVNDTYKEFFIGIAAVALVVLLFLGRLNTVFAVVLAIPISVSAAPLLYSLMGFTLNIISLLAIIVAIGIVVDDSIVVAENVQRYRDKGYSIIRSVILGGSEVFSAVTAASFSLLAVLIPLSFMPGILGQFFRQFGLGLAAAITLSWLESLLFLTVRMAYTTDPEPISWRGLGQRLASLPRLLRWGVARRTLLSAWGIIGLVVFALAVLLPISRQTGPVAFVGILLYPLVLVLVRYILTALLGLLEALTGTLHGWTDGVVNRVAAAYARSIAYLLPRNGWVLLVGFLFLASLAIPIRHVGFAFTPKSDTGQLSITLTMPPSASLGQTNAVTSRMERYLLARPEIKLVSTSVSGQTSDVNVTLIPKAQRQGIDTLVETYRKALNPIVAGIVGSNLVVGAQQNGPGGSYDISLALTAPNQADLVAKNRQVVSLLSSDANISVLKSSLSETRQELNFVPNQATLSGSGLTTSDLASALRSYNQGSKSGTLRDGDDSIDIVVRLDPALVGTEQALLSQTVYSQALGANLPLSSLGSFRLQEAPATLNRYNKAYTATININLKPGAPSPFAYQKDIIKRVTDAGLLKNGGTLGDASSFGSSALTGDLVFYGPLVLVLAILLTYLVLGSQFNSFRYPLYLQLPVPLAIVGAVWALWIFGASLDVITILGMVILLGLATKNAILYLEFVTDRMKTMPIFDALVEAAQLRFRPILMTTLTVLVISIPLVFGQGDGAEFRRGLGIVILGGVVTSTLLTFYIVPSVFYRFEKDRSGKRREQEEGEGAGTSGLLPASD; from the coding sequence ATGACCAGGCCTAACCTCAGCAAGTCCGAGCTTCCGAATGCCAGCACCGTGCCTCCCGTTCAGGACGAGCATCCGGAGCCGAAGATCAACCCGGCGATCAATTTCAGCGTCAGCCGCTACGTGTTCTCCATCGGCATCTTCGTGGCAATCGTGCTGCTGGGTCTGCTCAGTCTCCCCCGGCTGGGCGTCGATCTGCTGCCCAGCTTCGAGGTGCCGGTGCTGGCAGTGTCCACCGGCTATTCCGGCGCGTCGCCCGATCAGGTCGATCTGAAGGTCAGCCGCAAGATCGAGGACGCGGTGAGCACGCTCTCGGGCGTTTCCGACATCAGCAGCACCAGCGTTTCCGGACAGAGTGCCGTCATCATCACGTACCAGAACGGCACCAACATCGACAGCGCCGCCAACGCGGTGAGTCAGGCGGTGGCGGGCATCCGGGGAACGCTGCCCAGCGACGCCGACGCCCCGGTGGTGCAGAAGTTCGACCCCAACGCCCAGCCGATCATCACGCTGGCCCTGCTGGGCGGTGCAGAGAAGATCAGCACGCTCAGCACCTACGCCACCGACAAGCTCAAGCCCCTGCTGGAGCGCGTGAACGGCGTGGCCGACGTGACGGTTTCGGGTGGTCCGAGCCGTCAGGTGCAGGTGCTGCTCGATCCTCAGAAGCTCCAGTCGTACAATCTCACGCCTGCCCGCGTGATCTCGGCCATTCAGGGCTCGGCGCTCGATCTGCCCGCCGGAAACATCACCCAGAACGGCACCCAGGTGGGCTTCTCGACCCGCAACACACCGACCAGCACAGCAGACGTGCAGAACATCCTGGTCGATTCGCAGAGCGGCGTGCGCGTGTCGGATATCGGCACGGTGCGCGACACCGCCGAGGACGCCAGCGCCTACGCCCGCCTGAACGGACAGCCCGCCGTGCTGCTGAGCATTCGCAAGGCGTCGGGCACCAACTCGGTGTCGGTGGTCGACAACGTGCGGGCCGCTGCTACTAAAGCGCTGCTGCCGGGAAGCTACAAACTGGTGGCCGCCAAAGATGACACCCAGCAGACGCGCAGCAGCGTGAACGACACCTACAAGGAATTCTTCATCGGCATCGCGGCGGTCGCGCTGGTGGTGCTGCTGTTCCTGGGCCGCCTGAATACCGTGTTCGCGGTGGTGCTCGCCATTCCGATCTCGGTCAGCGCCGCGCCGCTGCTGTACAGCCTGATGGGCTTCACGCTCAATATCATCTCGCTGCTCGCCATCATCGTGGCAATCGGCATCGTGGTCGACGACAGCATCGTGGTGGCCGAAAACGTGCAGCGCTACCGCGACAAGGGCTACAGCATCATCCGGAGTGTGATTCTGGGCGGCTCCGAGGTCTTCAGCGCCGTGACCGCCGCCAGTTTCAGCCTGCTGGCCGTGCTGATTCCGCTGAGCTTCATGCCCGGCATCCTGGGGCAGTTCTTCCGGCAGTTCGGGCTGGGACTGGCAGCGGCCATTACCCTGAGCTGGCTGGAATCACTGCTGTTCCTGACGGTTCGCATGGCCTACACCACCGACCCCGAACCGATCAGCTGGCGCGGCCTGGGACAGCGGCTGGCGAGTCTGCCGAGGCTGCTGCGCTGGGGCGTTGCACGGCGCACCCTGCTGAGCGCCTGGGGCATCATCGGACTGGTGGTGTTCGCGCTCGCGGTGCTGCTGCCGATCTCGCGTCAGACCGGACCCGTCGCCTTTGTCGGCATACTGCTGTATCCGCTGGTGCTGGTACTGGTGCGCTACATCCTGACTGCCCTGCTGGGCCTGCTCGAAGCCCTGACCGGTACGCTGCACGGCTGGACAGACGGTGTGGTCAACCGGGTCGCCGCCGCCTATGCCCGCAGCATCGCGTATCTGCTGCCGCGCAACGGCTGGGTGCTGCTGGTCGGCTTCCTGTTCCTGGCGAGCCTCGCCATTCCGATCCGGCACGTGGGCTTCGCCTTCACGCCCAAATCCGACACTGGCCAGCTATCCATCACGCTGACCATGCCGCCCAGTGCCAGCCTGGGGCAGACCAACGCCGTCACCAGCCGCATGGAACGCTACCTGCTGGCCCGCCCGGAAATCAAACTGGTGTCGACCAGCGTTTCGGGACAGACATCTGATGTCAATGTGACCCTGATTCCCAAGGCGCAGCGGCAGGGCATCGACACGCTGGTCGAAACGTACCGCAAGGCGCTCAATCCGATCGTAGCGGGCATTGTGGGCAGCAATCTGGTGGTGGGGGCGCAGCAGAACGGCCCCGGCGGCAGCTACGATATCTCGCTGGCCCTGACCGCGCCGAATCAGGCCGATCTGGTGGCAAAAAACCGTCAGGTCGTCAGCCTCCTGAGCAGCGACGCCAATATCTCGGTGCTGAAGAGCAGCCTGAGCGAAACCCGCCAGGAGCTGAATTTCGTGCCGAATCAGGCCACGCTTTCGGGCAGCGGCCTGACCACCAGCGACCTCGCCAGTGCGCTGCGGAGCTACAACCAGGGCAGCAAATCCGGCACGCTGCGCGACGGCGACGACAGCATCGACATCGTGGTAAGACTCGATCCGGCGCTGGTGGGCACCGAACAGGCGCTGCTGTCTCAGACGGTGTATTCACAGGCGCTCGGAGCCAATCTGCCGCTGTCCAGCCTGGGCAGCTTCCGCCTTCAGGAAGCTCCGGCCACGCTGAACCGCTACAACAAGGCGTATACCGCCACCATCAACATCAACCTGAAACCGGGTGCGCCCAGCCCCTTCGCCTATCAGAAGGACATCATCAAACGCGTGACCGACGCGGGCCTGCTGAAAAACGGCGGCACGCTGGGCGACGCCAGCAGCTTCGGCTCGTCGGCCCTGACCGGCGATCTGGTGTTCTACGGGCCGCTGGTGCTGGTCCTGGCGATCCTGCTGACCTATCTGGTGCTGGGCAGCCAGTTCAACAGCTTCCGCTACCCGCTGTATCTGCAGCTTCCGGTGCCGCTCGCCATCGTGGGTGCGGTGTGGGCGCTGTGGATCTTCGGGGCCAGCCTGGACGTCATCACGATTCTGGGGATGGTGATCCTGCTGGGTCTGGCGACCAAGAACGCCATTCTGTACCTGGAATTCGTGACCGACCGCATGAAGACCATGCCGATTTTCGACGCGCTGGTCGAGGCCGCGCAGCTCCGCTTCCGCCCGATCCTGATGACCACCCTGACGGTGCTGGTGATCAGCATTCCGCTGGTGTTCGGGCAGGGCGATGGCGCAGAGTTCCGGCGCGGCCTGGGCATCGTGATTCTGGGCGGCGTGGTCACGAGCACCCTGCTGACCTTCTATATCGTGCCCAGCGTGTTCTACCGCTTCGAGAAGGACCGCAGCGGCAAGCGGCGCGAGCAGGAAGAAGGCGAGGGCGCTGGAACCAGCGGTCTGCTGCCCGCGAGCGACTGA
- a CDS encoding efflux RND transporter periplasmic adaptor subunit codes for MAGRDHRTLLLLGVSAALLLSACNRPAANATTGAATKTAPAGNNLDAAPAKSAALEVQTVSAKPGSLSLDRSASGTVKSSRDSNVAAQASGAVQRVLAQVGDNVTAGQIIIQLDDTSLRQSLKSAQLQLQNAQINLDQASRNTGQNVGQLQAALTSAQANLSKAQQTAAANRNLYSLGGISKADLTASEAALAQAQSEVAQARNSLAQNGSSGTVSIPLLQNQVAQAQSSVQSAQNNLSHTAIRAPFAGVIATLPLSVGEYVQTGTTAFRLVDTSALSVDFSVSPSDAASLTTGTALNLSYGSQKLTGRVKEGDRVAGTDRLVPISVRLDSTGSKLPVGASVQVRYRVKLGGGLSVPAAAIQQTGGSNVVFVAQNSAARQTPVNIVAESGETAVVTGLNEGDQVINPIPPSLADGSAVTVSQAGAQSTTGTQP; via the coding sequence ATGGCAGGCCGCGATCACAGAACGCTCCTGCTGCTGGGCGTGAGTGCGGCGCTGCTGCTGTCTGCCTGCAACCGCCCGGCAGCCAACGCCACCACCGGAGCCGCGACCAAGACGGCTCCGGCGGGCAACAACCTGGATGCCGCGCCCGCCAAGAGCGCCGCGCTGGAAGTACAGACCGTGAGTGCGAAGCCCGGCAGTCTGAGCCTGGACCGCAGCGCCAGCGGCACCGTCAAGAGCAGCCGTGACAGCAACGTGGCGGCCCAGGCATCGGGCGCTGTCCAGCGGGTGCTGGCACAGGTGGGCGACAACGTGACGGCAGGACAGATCATCATCCAGCTCGACGACACCTCGCTGCGCCAGAGCCTGAAGAGCGCTCAGCTTCAGCTTCAGAACGCCCAGATCAATCTGGATCAGGCGAGCCGCAACACCGGGCAGAATGTCGGACAGCTTCAGGCCGCCCTGACCTCGGCGCAGGCCAATCTGAGCAAGGCCCAGCAGACGGCCGCCGCCAACCGCAACCTGTATTCGCTGGGCGGCATTTCGAAGGCCGACCTCACCGCTTCCGAAGCCGCGCTGGCGCAGGCGCAGTCGGAGGTGGCGCAGGCCCGCAACAGTCTGGCCCAGAACGGCAGCAGCGGCACAGTCAGCATTCCGCTGCTGCAAAATCAGGTGGCGCAGGCACAGAGCAGTGTCCAGAGCGCCCAGAACAACCTGAGCCATACCGCCATCCGCGCACCCTTCGCGGGCGTGATCGCCACCCTGCCGCTGAGCGTGGGCGAGTACGTGCAGACCGGCACCACCGCCTTCCGGCTGGTCGATACCTCGGCCCTGAGCGTGGATTTCAGCGTGTCTCCCAGCGACGCCGCCTCCCTGACCACCGGCACCGCCCTGAATCTGAGCTATGGATCGCAGAAGCTGACCGGGCGAGTGAAAGAGGGCGACCGCGTGGCCGGTACAGACCGCCTCGTTCCGATCAGCGTGCGGCTGGACAGCACCGGCAGCAAACTTCCGGTGGGCGCGTCGGTACAGGTGCGCTACCGCGTGAAGCTCGGCGGTGGCCTGAGCGTGCCTGCCGCCGCCATCCAGCAGACCGGCGGCAGCAACGTGGTCTTCGTGGCGCAGAACAGTGCGGCGCGGCAGACCCCCGTGAATATCGTGGCCGAATCGGGCGAGACGGCGGTGGTGACAGGGCTGAATGAAGGCGATCAGGTGATCAATCCGATTCCGCCCAGCCTGGCTGACGGCAGCGCCGTGACCGTGAGCCAGGCCGGAGCACAGAGCACCACAGGAACACAGCCATGA
- a CDS encoding TolC family protein: MKTRIHTPALLLLTLSLTSLASGKAAAQTVLDLPAAVARALASGPDVTTSRANLQKAQANYAATAADPTSIITTKLNAKQGLESAQLNVLSTKLNVMQTVVGGYINAYETALKVDLYAAQQALNSRTLAITQAKQKAGTATALDVTKAQNTLNSTAQDLSDARAQLPILEAQLGKTLGLSGDLKLQSLPKAPALNVTLASLQNNLDTRLGNVQQAAQSVASAQLTVDVSNNDYTPARTLQDAQTALSNAQRSLQDAQKSAQNSLKDAYRSAQNAEKQVGIAAASLSANQTTLAQTQARLKAGTAAAVDVQSAQVNVQQAQLTLTQAQDALWKALAALSTASGQDLTGLVK, from the coding sequence ATGAAAACCCGCATCCACACGCCCGCCCTGCTGCTGCTCACCCTCTCGCTGACCAGCCTCGCCTCGGGCAAGGCGGCGGCCCAGACGGTGCTCGATCTTCCGGCAGCGGTGGCTCGGGCGCTCGCCAGCGGCCCCGACGTCACCACCAGCCGCGCCAACCTGCAAAAAGCCCAGGCAAACTATGCCGCTACCGCCGCCGATCCGACCAGCATCATCACCACCAAGCTGAACGCCAAGCAGGGCCTGGAGAGCGCCCAGCTGAACGTGCTCTCGACCAAGCTGAACGTGATGCAGACGGTGGTGGGCGGGTATATCAATGCCTACGAGACAGCGCTGAAGGTCGATCTGTACGCGGCTCAGCAGGCGCTGAACAGCCGCACGCTGGCGATTACCCAGGCCAAGCAGAAGGCGGGCACCGCCACCGCGCTCGACGTGACCAAGGCGCAGAACACCCTGAACAGCACGGCCCAGGACCTTTCCGACGCCCGCGCTCAGCTGCCGATTCTGGAAGCGCAGCTCGGCAAGACGCTGGGACTGAGCGGCGATCTGAAATTGCAGTCGCTGCCCAAGGCCCCCGCGCTGAACGTGACGCTCGCAAGCCTTCAGAACAACCTCGACACCCGCCTGGGCAACGTGCAGCAGGCGGCCCAGAGCGTCGCCAGCGCTCAGCTCACGGTGGACGTGTCGAACAACGACTACACCCCGGCCCGCACGTTGCAGGACGCCCAGACCGCCCTGAGCAACGCCCAGCGCAGCCTGCAGGACGCCCAGAAGTCGGCGCAGAACAGCCTGAAAGACGCCTACCGCAGCGCCCAGAATGCCGAGAAACAGGTGGGCATCGCGGCAGCCAGCCTCAGCGCCAATCAGACGACGCTCGCCCAGACACAGGCCCGCCTGAAAGCTGGAACGGCGGCTGCCGTAGATGTGCAGAGCGCCCAGGTGAACGTGCAGCAGGCCCAGCTGACGCTGACGCAGGCACAGGACGCGCTGTGGAAGGCACTGGCGGCACTTTCGACAGCGTCGGGGCAGGACCTGACCGGACTGGTGAAGTGA
- a CDS encoding TolC family protein yields MSVAAPAAPTILTLQQAFAALQQAPGWRSAALQYQSAQQNLDAARARAGLSLSAGADVTAVKAPIDSGSLGASVTVSAQAAINVLPWSSAQDSIRQATRALYRAGLDQRDAQNQLAITAAQTYLTILQDQAALALAQAQLGVAQRGLEVARAQQQSGTLTQENVLDKQAAQEQAQNTLDNARSALDTAVRQLFNTLGLTAPDPSSVQFSGAAPVPAAPAPLDTITERALLGRSEVLKARSNLEDAQAALSSAQRDRNLPNVSVSAQLGQFASASSTTTSSNGNTLSSSLNFKTGALSASASLPLSSSSLPYSLALGLSGSVAILDPSGDATLHSAQTSVQSAQLSLQSAIDSVKLDVQQKYAQAQNALSGLTAPRTALQRAQVALASTQARLQAGLATALDVQQAQLAVQQAQNTLDTAVENAYLASITLSSASSEFSPALIQLVPSALAPGSTLSASTLPVSAVPSSTVSTDSLPGGQP; encoded by the coding sequence GTGTCTGTTGCGGCCCCCGCCGCGCCCACCATCCTGACACTGCAACAGGCCTTCGCCGCGCTTCAGCAGGCTCCCGGCTGGCGCAGCGCGGCGCTGCAGTACCAGTCGGCGCAGCAGAATCTGGACGCAGCCCGCGCCCGCGCCGGTCTGAGCCTGTCGGCAGGAGCCGACGTTACGGCGGTCAAAGCCCCTATCGACAGCGGTTCGCTGGGTGCGAGCGTGACGGTGAGCGCCCAGGCAGCCATCAACGTGCTGCCGTGGAGCAGCGCCCAGGACAGCATCCGGCAGGCCACCCGTGCGCTCTACCGCGCCGGACTCGACCAGCGCGACGCCCAGAATCAGCTGGCCATCACCGCCGCCCAGACGTACCTGACCATCCTTCAGGATCAGGCCGCGCTGGCGCTGGCACAGGCACAACTGGGTGTGGCCCAGCGCGGCCTGGAGGTGGCGAGGGCGCAGCAGCAGAGCGGCACGCTGACACAGGAGAACGTGCTCGACAAGCAGGCCGCCCAGGAGCAGGCGCAGAACACGCTGGACAATGCCCGCAGCGCTCTGGATACGGCGGTCCGGCAGCTGTTCAACACGCTGGGCCTGACCGCGCCCGACCCCAGCTCCGTGCAGTTCAGTGGCGCGGCCCCGGTGCCTGCCGCCCCTGCTCCGCTGGATACCATCACCGAGCGGGCCCTGCTGGGCCGCAGCGAAGTGCTCAAGGCCCGCAGCAACCTCGAAGACGCTCAGGCGGCCCTGAGCAGCGCCCAGCGCGACCGCAACCTGCCCAACGTGAGCGTGAGCGCCCAGCTCGGCCAGTTCGCCAGTGCCAGTAGCACCACGACCAGCAGCAACGGCAACACCCTGAGCAGTTCGCTGAACTTCAAGACCGGAGCGCTGAGCGCCAGTGCCAGCCTGCCGCTGTCGTCGTCCAGCCTGCCGTATTCACTGGCGCTGGGTCTGTCGGGCAGCGTGGCGATTCTCGATCCCAGCGGCGACGCAACCCTGCACAGTGCTCAGACCTCGGTGCAGAGCGCCCAGCTGTCGCTTCAGAGTGCCATCGACAGCGTGAAGCTCGACGTGCAGCAGAAATACGCCCAGGCGCAGAACGCGCTGTCGGGGCTGACCGCGCCGCGCACCGCGCTGCAACGCGCCCAGGTCGCTCTCGCCAGCACCCAGGCCCGCCTGCAGGCCGGACTCGCCACGGCGCTCGACGTGCAGCAGGCGCAGCTTGCCGTACAGCAGGCCCAGAACACCCTCGACACCGCCGTCGAAAACGCCTACCTCGCCAGCATCACGCTCAGCAGCGCCAGCAGCGAGTTTTCGCCGGCCCTGATTCAGCTCGTCCCGAGCGCCCTCGCGCCCGGTTCCACCCTTTCTGCATCGACCCTGCCCGTGTCCGCCGTTCCCTCGTCCACCGTTTCCACCGATTCTCTGCCCGGAGGCCAGCCATGA